One stretch of Micromonospora echinospora DNA includes these proteins:
- a CDS encoding sensor histidine kinase, giving the protein MRRRLVISYLLLMVLVLIALETPLAFTLASRETDRVRADRLADATRFASLAGPALRGGSPGPLDGELAAYDALYNIGAAVVDRERRTVAASSAWEPGAGTGPALDTALSGQQFSGPESVWPWGDGPVVTAVPINDGGEVLGAVVTTSPADGVRRTVSTWWLLLAGIGLLAVLACVSTAFGLAGWVLRPVTELDAVTHEIAEGRRTARVRPRLGPPELRRLATSFNDMADAVSDVMDRQRAFVAHASHQLRNPLTALRLRVEELGPSLGDADGRAEHRLALEETDRLATVLDALLTLARAEREENQRVTVDAAASAASRVAAWLPLARHREVALRLDADGAPVYARTVPTAIDQALDALIDNAVKFSGVGGEVTVTVRAAEGGTALTVRDTGPGMTASQLDQATERFWRAPDVQNVDGAGLGLTIAAVLVDASDGRLTMRQGEPRGLVAELWFPAPAGDPVEAGDKAAADSPAEAGGTVGARRDGEPVSR; this is encoded by the coding sequence GTGCGTCGCCGCCTGGTGATCAGCTATCTGCTGCTGATGGTGCTCGTCCTGATCGCCCTGGAGACGCCGCTGGCGTTCACGCTGGCCTCCCGGGAGACCGACCGGGTACGCGCCGATCGCCTCGCCGACGCCACCCGCTTCGCCTCGCTGGCCGGCCCGGCGCTGCGCGGCGGCAGTCCTGGCCCGCTCGACGGGGAACTGGCCGCCTACGACGCCCTCTACAACATCGGCGCCGCGGTGGTGGACCGGGAGCGCCGTACCGTGGCCGCCTCGTCGGCCTGGGAGCCGGGCGCGGGCACCGGCCCGGCGCTCGACACCGCGCTGTCCGGGCAGCAGTTCAGCGGGCCGGAGTCGGTCTGGCCGTGGGGCGACGGGCCGGTGGTGACCGCCGTGCCGATCAACGACGGCGGCGAGGTGCTCGGCGCCGTGGTGACCACCAGCCCGGCGGACGGGGTACGCCGTACCGTCAGCACATGGTGGCTGCTGCTGGCCGGCATCGGCCTGCTCGCGGTGCTGGCCTGCGTCTCCACCGCGTTCGGGCTGGCCGGCTGGGTGCTGCGCCCGGTCACCGAGCTGGACGCGGTGACCCACGAGATCGCCGAGGGCCGCCGGACCGCGCGGGTACGCCCCCGGCTCGGGCCACCCGAGCTGCGCCGGCTCGCGACGAGCTTCAACGACATGGCCGACGCGGTCTCCGACGTGATGGACCGGCAGCGCGCGTTCGTCGCGCACGCCAGCCACCAGCTCCGCAACCCGCTGACCGCGTTGCGGCTGCGGGTGGAGGAACTGGGTCCCAGCCTCGGCGACGCCGACGGGCGGGCCGAGCACCGGCTCGCGCTGGAGGAAACCGACCGGCTGGCCACCGTGCTCGACGCGCTGCTGACCCTGGCTCGCGCCGAGCGGGAGGAGAACCAGCGGGTCACCGTGGACGCCGCCGCCTCGGCCGCCTCCCGGGTGGCGGCCTGGCTGCCGCTGGCCCGGCACCGCGAGGTCGCGCTGCGCCTCGACGCGGACGGCGCGCCGGTGTACGCCCGCACCGTGCCCACCGCCATCGACCAGGCGCTGGACGCCCTGATCGACAACGCGGTGAAGTTCAGCGGGGTCGGGGGAGAGGTGACGGTGACCGTCCGGGCCGCCGAGGGCGGTACGGCGCTCACCGTCCGGGACACCGGCCCGGGCATGACGGCCAGCCAGCTGGACCAGGCCACCGAGCGGTTCTGGCGGGCGCCGGACGTGCAGAACGTGGACGGCGCGGGACTCGGACTGACCATCGCCGCGGTGCTCGTGGACGCCTCGGACGGCCGGCTCACCATGCGCCAGGGCGAGCCCCGGGGTCTGGTCGCCGAGTTGTGGTTCCCGGCGCCGGCCGGCGACCCGGTGGAGGCCGGCGACAAGGCCGCGGCGGACAGCCCGGCCGAGGCCGGCGGCACGGTGGGCGCCCGGCGCGACGGCGAGCCGGTCAGCCGCTGA
- a CDS encoding acyltransferase, with product MTDSNDRSASVFVHPTADVEDGAKVGDGTKVWHLAHIRSSAQVGAGCVIGRNVYVDAGVTVGDLVKIQNNVSVYQGVTLEDEVFVGPCAVFTNDFRPRAQNPDWTITPTLVRRGASIGANATLVCGIEVGEYAMIAAGSVVTRDVKPYQLVAGNPARPKGWVDAKGEVVSRDVDNPPHQG from the coding sequence ATGACTGACAGCAACGACCGGTCCGCCTCCGTCTTCGTCCACCCGACGGCCGACGTGGAGGACGGCGCCAAGGTCGGCGACGGCACCAAGGTCTGGCACCTGGCGCACATCCGGTCGAGCGCACAGGTCGGCGCCGGCTGCGTGATCGGCCGCAACGTCTACGTCGACGCGGGCGTCACGGTGGGCGACCTGGTGAAGATCCAGAACAACGTCTCGGTCTACCAGGGCGTGACCCTCGAGGACGAGGTTTTCGTGGGCCCCTGCGCGGTGTTCACCAACGACTTCCGCCCGCGCGCCCAGAATCCGGACTGGACGATCACCCCGACGCTGGTCCGCCGCGGCGCCTCGATCGGCGCGAACGCCACGCTCGTCTGCGGCATCGAGGTGGGCGAGTACGCGATGATCGCGGCCGGTTCGGTGGTGACCCGCGACGTCAAGCCGTACCAGCTGGTGGCCGGCAACCCGGCCCGGCCGAAGGGCTGGGTCGACGCCAAGGGCGAGGTCGTCTCCCGCGACGTCGACAACCCGCCGCACCAGGGCTGA
- the yaaA gene encoding peroxide stress protein YaaA, producing the protein MPVLILLPPSEGKAEAGTGRRLDLSRLSLTELNPAREAVLTALVDLCAGPDEAAARTALGLTEGQRGELRRNARLREAATAPAGRLYTGVLYEALGLDTLPADAQRAARRQVLISSGLWGAVRLADRIPPYRCPIGARLPGLGALSAYWRSALGPVLEPAAGRGPVLDLRSGAYAATWTPRGALAERTVTVRVLHERTVDGTPTRSVVSHFNKATKGRLVRDLLLADARPRTADALVGVLRDLKYTVEEAPRSAGRPRQVDLVVTEL; encoded by the coding sequence GTGCCGGTGCTCATCCTGCTGCCCCCGTCGGAGGGGAAGGCCGAGGCCGGCACCGGCCGCCGGCTGGACCTGTCCCGGCTGTCCCTGACCGAGCTGAACCCGGCCCGGGAGGCGGTGCTGACCGCGCTCGTCGACCTGTGCGCCGGGCCGGACGAGGCGGCGGCCCGGACCGCGCTGGGCCTGACCGAGGGGCAGCGCGGCGAGCTGCGGCGCAACGCCCGGCTGCGGGAGGCGGCCACGGCACCCGCCGGGCGGCTCTACACCGGGGTGCTCTACGAGGCGCTCGGGCTGGACACGCTGCCCGCCGACGCGCAGCGGGCGGCCCGCCGCCAGGTGCTGATCAGCTCCGGGCTGTGGGGGGCGGTACGCCTCGCCGACCGGATCCCGCCGTACCGCTGCCCGATCGGGGCGCGGCTGCCCGGGCTCGGGGCGCTGTCGGCGTACTGGCGTTCCGCGCTCGGCCCCGTGCTGGAGCCCGCCGCGGGACGCGGCCCGGTGCTGGACCTGCGCTCCGGCGCGTACGCGGCCACCTGGACGCCGCGCGGCGCGCTCGCCGAACGCACGGTGACGGTGCGGGTGCTGCACGAGCGGACCGTGGACGGCACGCCGACGCGGTCGGTGGTGAGCCACTTCAACAAGGCGACGAAGGGCCGCCTGGTGCGGGATCTGCTGCTCGCCGACGCCCGGCCGCGCACCGCCGACGCGCTGGTGGGCGTGCTGCGGGACCTCAAGTACACGGTCGAGGAGGCACCCCGGTCGGCCGGGCGGCCGCGGCAGGTCGACCTGGTGGTCACCGAACTCTGA
- a CDS encoding DUF952 domain-containing protein, translating to MIYKILSDDEWAGARAAGRFTGTAMDRQDGYVHLSAADQVVETARRVFAGVTGLTLLAVDEARLGDALRWEVSRGGALFPHLYAALPVDAVVAAHPLPADRPAADAVAELLG from the coding sequence GTGATCTACAAGATTCTCTCCGACGACGAGTGGGCCGGGGCACGGGCCGCCGGGCGGTTCACCGGCACCGCGATGGACCGGCAGGACGGCTACGTACACCTCTCCGCCGCCGACCAGGTGGTGGAGACGGCCCGCCGGGTCTTCGCCGGGGTCACCGGCCTGACTCTGCTCGCGGTGGACGAGGCGCGGCTCGGCGACGCGCTGCGCTGGGAGGTGTCCCGCGGCGGCGCTCTCTTCCCGCACCTGTACGCCGCGCTGCCGGTGGACGCGGTGGTCGCCGCGCATCCGCTGCCGGCCGACCGGCCCGCCGCCGACGCGGTGGCCGAACTGCTCGGGTGA
- a CDS encoding TAXI family TRAP transporter solute-binding subunit, producing MSRHWPVRAAAPLVLALLLVSGLAGCRDEPAEPTRIRIATGSPTAVYHAFGQSLAAVLNRELPGVRAEVVVTAASAQNVRLVGSGAAELGFTQADVLPPREPEHPSVLAVARVYDDLLHLVTRAGGPIRTLADLRGHRVSVGADGSGTEITATRLLKVAQLDGGRIRQEHLGLDDSMTALRDGRIDAFFFSGGLPVRGVADLAQRTSLRIVDLGEWTESLRRGYGQVYVTRDIPRTMYQAEPVSTVANPNYLIVRADLPAALVRDVTRLLMERRAELAAAHPAAGRMSPRSAIVTTPLPLHPGAAQWYRAAKP from the coding sequence GTGAGCCGACACTGGCCTGTGCGCGCCGCCGCCCCGCTCGTGCTGGCGCTGCTGCTCGTCTCCGGCCTGGCCGGATGCCGGGACGAGCCGGCCGAGCCGACCCGCATCCGCATCGCCACCGGCAGCCCGACCGCCGTCTATCACGCCTTCGGCCAGTCGCTCGCCGCCGTGCTCAACCGGGAGCTGCCCGGGGTACGGGCCGAGGTGGTGGTCACCGCCGCCTCGGCGCAGAACGTCCGGCTGGTCGGCTCCGGCGCGGCGGAACTGGGCTTCACCCAGGCCGACGTGCTCCCGCCGCGTGAACCCGAGCACCCGTCCGTGCTCGCCGTGGCCCGCGTCTACGACGACCTGCTGCACCTGGTCACCCGCGCCGGGGGGCCGATCCGCACGCTCGCCGACCTGCGTGGCCACCGGGTCTCGGTGGGCGCCGACGGGTCCGGCACCGAGATCACCGCCACTCGCCTGCTGAAGGTGGCCCAGCTCGACGGCGGCCGGATCCGCCAGGAGCACCTCGGGTTGGACGACTCGATGACCGCCCTGCGGGACGGCCGGATCGACGCGTTCTTCTTCTCCGGCGGACTGCCCGTACGCGGCGTCGCCGACCTGGCCCAGCGGACCTCGCTGCGGATCGTGGACCTGGGCGAGTGGACCGAGTCGCTGCGCCGCGGGTACGGGCAGGTCTACGTGACCCGGGACATCCCCCGCACCATGTACCAGGCGGAACCGGTCAGCACCGTGGCGAACCCGAACTACCTGATCGTCCGCGCCGACCTGCCCGCCGCGCTGGTGCGCGACGTGACCCGGCTGCTGATGGAGCGCCGGGCGGAACTGGCCGCCGCCCACCCGGCGGCGGGACGGATGAGCCCTCGGTCGGCGATCGTCACCACCCCGCTGCCGCTGCACCCGGGCGCGGCGCAGTGGTACCGCGCCGCCAAGCCCTGA
- a CDS encoding response regulator transcription factor — MRILLVEDDRRVAAALSSALTRRGYQVEHAATVAAALSAAPCDLVLLDLTLPDGDGTEVCRELRRRSSQLGIIAVTARGEERDRVLGLRLGADDYVVKPFSMVELQARIEAVLRRAAHTVPERHLIEAGPVRIDVGGRTVSVAGRDVALTRKEFDILLSLARQPGVAVPRERILLDVWGTTWADRHTVEVHVGSLRGKLGDATLVETVRGVGYRLRGA, encoded by the coding sequence GTGCGGATCCTCCTGGTCGAGGACGACCGTCGGGTCGCCGCCGCGCTGTCGTCCGCGCTGACCCGGCGCGGCTACCAGGTGGAACACGCGGCCACAGTCGCCGCAGCGCTCTCCGCCGCCCCCTGCGACCTGGTGCTGCTCGACCTGACGCTGCCCGACGGCGACGGCACCGAGGTGTGCCGCGAGCTGCGCCGGCGCAGCAGCCAGCTCGGCATCATCGCGGTGACCGCGCGCGGCGAGGAACGCGACCGGGTGCTGGGCCTGCGGCTGGGCGCCGACGACTACGTGGTCAAGCCGTTCTCGATGGTGGAGTTGCAGGCGCGGATCGAGGCGGTGCTGCGCCGCGCCGCGCACACCGTCCCGGAGCGTCACCTCATCGAGGCCGGGCCGGTGCGCATCGACGTCGGCGGCCGGACGGTGAGCGTGGCCGGCCGGGACGTGGCGCTGACCCGCAAGGAGTTCGACATCCTGCTCTCGCTGGCCCGCCAGCCGGGGGTGGCGGTGCCGCGCGAGCGGATCCTGCTCGACGTGTGGGGCACCACCTGGGCCGACCGGCACACGGTGGAGGTGCACGTCGGGTCGCTGCGCGGCAAGCTCGGCGACGCGACGCTCGTGGAGACCGTACGCGGGGTCGGCTACCGGCTCCGCGGCGCGTGA